Sequence from the Megalops cyprinoides isolate fMegCyp1 chromosome 4, fMegCyp1.pri, whole genome shotgun sequence genome:
GAGCTGGCTGTCGCTGCGAGCGCATCTGCGGCacgcatcccccccccccagtgcccCCCAAAAGCTGGATCTTTCTCCTGTTCCTTCCTCTGAGCTAGCAGAGACCGGAGTCACGAATTCCTCCCCCTGTGCAGAAAAATTTCGCTCGCTGTCAGCGCACTAAATCTCAGCCAGCCGAGACGCGATGATAAACTTGGCTCCCCTTCACTGTGGAGCGAGCAAGAAAACCCCAACATTTGGGCACGTCCATGAGACAGGGGCTGTAGTTATTTAGGCGCTAGAGTCTGACGGATTAAATCAATTTGGCAGCTGAGATACTATCAACCTCTGAGGGAAAGCAGTAGAAAAATAAGCCAGACTGTCTTCGGCAATGGATCCAAACAACCTcatttgaaaaaacatttgaaaaacattaaagcCCTCTTCACTTCATCAACACGCCGACACCAGCtccattacaaaacaaataatatgtAGTTAGAAGAATCCCAAACGTGTGTGGCATGCATCACCTCTTATTCATGTATTTCGTGAACAAAAAATtattgcaaaatacattttttgacaaGATTTTAACAGCTATGTCACACATTTAATATGGAGATTcagatttatataaataaatggtaATAGCTCATTCATTTTCCTCAAGGGCAAGTTAAGAAGAAAAGACAAGAGGACAGAAgggaaaccaaaaaaaattcttgtgttaaaaaaagaagcGCATTTGCCTGAGTTTCAGAATAAGCGGCCACAGGAAAGAGACCAGGTGGCCTGACTACTCTAACAGACAAGAGACTAAAGGGTGAAAGCACAGTAATGACAAGACCAAGAACAGGAAGCACTGCCCCTGCCGCAGATGAGCTACCTGCTGCGACATGCTTACGGCGCTGTCGTTTCTCACAGGGTCTTTCAGTGATGCAGGCATTCCTCACTCCTGCCCCCAGCGCACTGAACTGAGATCAGCGCCCCTCAGGCGCTCAGGAGGTCAGCTGCTGATGTTGTTGTGAGAAATGAGCGAGGGGTACGATTTTGAGCCACAGACCCTCACAGCTTAAATTTAGCACGTTatttcaaaaaagaacaaaccaTCTGAAAACTAAATGACCAAAATTTTTCAGTGAACCCATTTGTTACAGAAAATTTAGTAACTCAAATGATCAATGACTTCCCTGAattttgaaattatgaaaatactCATAGTAAATCTGAGATGGCAGTAAGATACTATTCACAGTTACAGGTACAGGTCTCCAGCTATAAACTTGTTGACCAAAATATCTCAATATTTACTACAACATAGCAATTGAATACGCTAAAGAAGAAAACTGTACTTTTTCTGTCACTCAAAGGCACAAGACCTTCAAAATCCAGCATTGTTCTTACACTTGTGCGTTAGACTACATGGTACTCTTAAACACATCACACCAATAGCTAAACAAAATGAAGCCATTACTACAGAAGCACAGCCGAAACACTCATGTATAACAATTTCCTGGCTTTAAGGAGGAATAAAGCTGGGAAGCACTAACACAATGGGCCAACAATGTGAATtcactctgcagagagagagagacagtgagagagaggaagtgggagagggagtggggaagagagaaagagtggccTACAGTCTGGCCAGTtaacaatgggggggggggggacagagagaacagaactgTGTGGTACAGACTTTGCTCATGAGATCATTCCCTCATGACTTTGCACCAGGCGGCCGTATTCTAAACCCTGGGGAGGGCTGAAGAGAGACTGGTTTCAAAGCCCTTCGGCAAAAGAGGTGGATGGGACTGGCAGATatgaaaacagcagaggaaagccATTCAGTTTTGCACTACAACTCTGAAAAATTAAGCAGTGGCTACAATTCACAAGCAAAATGCATCCTGAGCATGGGAGATACTCCTGGCAGGAAAATCCTGGCTAAGCCTACTGTTGTGGGAGGAAAGCACCGGTAGAGTGACGCTACAAAACCACACATCCACAATGGCGAGATAACCAATGCTCCATCTGCTTTCAATGGGAGCCCGCGGCTCATCTTGGCTAGGTGTACATTCTGAGCTCAACCCGAGATTGCAAGGTCAGTGGCATAACAACTTTAATTTCTTTCCCCACACGATCTTTCAACACCAGCCCACCATCGATTTGTCACCCTCACACCATCTCGGGGTCCATATCTCATGCGGCGAAGAAGGCCAAAACGCAACTTACGCGGAACTGCACCACTGGATGGGAAGGGCGTGAAACCAGTGGAGCCTCACCACCACGGCTGGAACGAAAGAGCCACCCGCGTGCGACAGTAACAATCATCTgcgccccccctctccctctcaagGAAGATTCACCATCGCCAGCTCTCCCGACGTGCTCCTCTTTGTGCAAAGTTTGGTGCGGCCCGTCAAATCCATTTCCTGTGCGCGGTGCTGGTTTcttgcagtctctctctccctcagatgCAAACAGCTCGGAGCTCGCGGGATGGGCAGAAAGAACAAAGCGATCGGAGAAGAATGAGACCGGCGGCCCATCCTCGCAGAGGGGTGCAATTTTCCCCCAGCCTGTCCCAACACGTCCCGCCACCCTCCTCCCTTTCTGGTGCTCTGTGCGGTCACGCTTGCATTCATACAAACAGCCACCACAGCCTCCATTTCTGCACCTCAGCCCCGACTAACACGAACTGATGCTTTCCTGGTACCCAGATACAGGGCAACAAGCCACACTGTTGGTCCTACGCACCCTGGACCCATGATctgtacagctgggtatttaatgCAAAAATCAGCTTGCCTGGTTAAGTGGAAACAAACAGTGTTACACTGCCCCTCAGGGCTAGGGTCCCCATACCACTGTCCACGGAGTAGGCCGGCTTTTATGGCACAAACCAAACGTGTGCTCATTAAGCAAATGCAGCAGTCAATGAATCTCAACATGGGAAAGAGTGAAAAGCCACTGTTACACTAAACCTTTGGCCTAATGTTCACGCACAAAAATCTCAACTCACCAGTATTATCAATGGCACAAAATACCTCTTTCACAAGGTCATCTGTGTTTGCCACCAATCATGTGTGCGCTGCTTCACTGCATGGGGTTGAGCAGGATTCTCTAAAGGTACATCATCAGGaactcactctctgtctctctgtctcacactcactcactcactcattcgcacacacgcacacacatacaaaaagcACAACATACATGGGCAGTTTCCCATTTCCATGGTctcaccccaacccccatcgctcctcttctctctccccaaGACAGGCaagacaaaaccaaaaaaagaaaaacagaaaacaccgAGAGCACAAGCCACAcaaagtttttttctctctctctccgaacAGCAACCCTGTCAGCCAGCCCTCATCTTAACACTGCCTGTGTTCGACTAGCTGGGGAGAGTCTGGTATCACTGAGTCACATCACAACACACTGTTCCCAGGGGGAGGGTCCTCAAGGGCTTAGGGGGGCAGCCTTTTTCTACATAACACTGCGAGAGTGGGCCTTTTTTTGGTTCAGCTTTTTTGCGTTTCCTTCTCTGTGTGGAACCCATGCAGTCCATACAGCTGCAAAgagatgcattctgggagcagATCCCACCCCACTCTCagtcacattttacaataatattttaaaatgctgctggCTAACATCCAGCAGTGTTTATTTCTAATTCAATGAtttgcacacacagcagtacaaaCAATGGGGCAACTGATACATGTTGTTAGTATAATGGAAATTAAATTAGgaagattatttttatttgtaattggGTTGAGATTGCATTACTCATTTCACTGCAAACATTTCACAGTCTGTTAAAACTGGGCTAACtgcaaaaaacatcaaatgagcTTTCAGTAACAAAAAAGGGGCAGACTAGATGCAAGAGTTgcaaaaaaagatcaaattcaGTTTGgaaacagtgaaatgtttcagcTCTTTTCCATCAGTATGACTTCATGACTGCCCAATAAGCATAACCGTCCAAACAATTGGCTAGTTAGAGCAAATTTAGGCTACTGAATGCTGCGTGGCACTTCAGAGAAGACTGGCACAGAAACCAAAATGAGGCCTAACCAAGCTGTAAAAATCCCAGCCCAAAACAAATTGCAGCCTGTGATAATCACACAGAACCTTCCATCAAGGGTAAAATCTAATACTGACCTCATAAATACAGTTCTGCGCGATCTGTCTTGCTAACCAAGGAAGTATGCCACTTCTGATCACCATAGGAGGTGAACttatatattattatgtttaatgGAATactgataaaactgtaattactACAAATAATGGCAGACATGGACTCTGATCTTCCTATTCCATTTGAACATATACATGTGAGCACATGCAATCAGTAACTTCTCATCACAAGAATCATGATCACAGAAAGCATTTGTTCTCAATTGTAAAATGGAGTTTGACATTTAGTAATTAAACTAGAATGAGTGAAGGCCTATCTGATATCTGTAGCTTTCTTCTGAATTATTTTTAGTAAGACATTTTAAAGTGGGCAacaagcttgctagctaataaAGTAAGATAATTTgtgcttctttaaaaaaatgaagcacatGAATATGATGAATATTTTGCATAATACCAAGTGGATTAGTTACACAAGAGATCAAGATCAGCAtgtaaaaacaaggaaatgtatCAGTCACTTGACTAATGTCAGTGCTGATGTAGAGAAAAAATCGTTTCTTTCATCCTAAATCCTTCAAACATCTGGTCTTTTCAAATGGTCTCTGAGTTTTTCTGACAAACATGTGGGTGGAAACAATTAACCTCTGCTTTGCTGGAATAATTATGCAGAAAGGACAAAGCAGACAAATCTATTAGACTGGCAGATACGAAGCTTTAAATAGCTTACAAGAAACAGCATGCTTTGCTGTATATTATGTGAAGCAAGTTTCTCAAAAGGGGATCCTTGGGAGCTTTCGCATCACGTTAAGTGTTGTGAAGTTTTGTCTTGTGAAACAGAGCCGCTTTGTGAAGTCAGTCTAGTTTCAGTCTCAGAGTGACTAAGCCAAGCCACAGCTTCTAGGTCAATTTCTCTAAAGCCtttcaatcacacacacacacacacacacacacacacacactgatgcatttgcatcttcacagttctttttACTAGAAACCCTGGGACACTCTACCAAAGTGTGAAAAAGAGGCAATACATGTCACAAATATTTCCATGTAATGAGGAAGCACTAGCAATCTGCTGTCCTTCAGCCTTCTTGCTAACTGAAGGGTGAATTTTAGCTGGTGAACCTCTAGACCTTTAAAACTTTGGCTCTTTAAATTGCACGTGTTACGATAGGATTCCACTACTAGCACATGGCTCCATTTCAGTATCAAAGATGTATACTGGAAACATACACTGGAAATAGTCAATGAAGCATGTCTCTAAAACTACAGAACAAATGTTGCTGTGAGTAGTCACAGCAAAATGAATTTCTCAACTTTCAGCAGCTTCTcagtttctctcctgtgtgccAATTTGGTGTACGCCTAGAAAGtacacaaaagaacacacaaacTGCCCTGGAGTTAATGACCAATTTCTTCATTCTCCTGAACAAACTCTGATTACATCTGGACCATTTTAAAAGATACCtagaattttaaaataactaaaCCAAGGTGCTGAGCCCTCTTTGCCCAACACAATATAGAAACCTTACTTCGACATCCGCgcagaacacagaaaacataaatgtacACGTACAATGTTGTCTTGCTAACTATTGTTAGACAATATTATTAAAAGATATGTATTGAAGGTAACTATACAGCAGAATCAAGACACTTTCACATTGTCCCCATAATGGTGTATTGTGTTATAACAAGGGAGTGATGCCTAAATCCTAATTGTGAAACACCATAGGTTATGTGGCCTTGGGGCACATAAGGTAAtctgtcaaaatattaaatgaataaaatccaGATTAAATGCCTAAATCTGATATACattcttaaaaatacaaattacttAAGTTTCATACATGCAATTAATATATAGTAGAAAACATCTTactattattttacaatgtataCCACAATACTCTACGCACATGTAATACTGACAACAAAGACCACAAGGCAATCTTTTCTGGAAGCCCAGTTACACCCCCTGAACAAGATAACCTCAAAATATCATGTAATACTGTTGTAAAGAACTAGCATGTTATCTCACTGTGGAGATACAATGGTTATTGAACCACAGACCTTTTACTACCGGCTATGCTAACATGTTCAGAAGCAATAAACTTTCTTGGTTTCACTTTTGGATACCAAAGTTCAAAAGTGTAGAtgtcaaactgaaaacagatttCAGATAGATTTCAGATAGGAGTGTCCTGCAACATAAAATAAGTATACAGCACCTAAATTTTGTCTAATCCAAgttttgtgtgttggtgtgtgtgtgtgtgtgtgtgtgtgtgtgtgtgtgtatgtatgtatatgtatgtatgtatgtatgtatgtatgtttgcgtcagagagagacagagaagtggTTAAGGAATTGTCCTTGTAACCAGAATCTTACATGTTTAAATCCCATGTTTGACACTGCCCTGGGTAGGTAAACTatccatatatttatatttgctttACCCAGCAGTTGTACCGTCACCGATGCCTAAGTACGTAACCCCTTACTATCCGGCAAAAATGCTAATCATAAAACAATGCAGCCTATATGCACCAACCTCGCCATACAATACCATACATGCAATTCACCACAAATATTGAAAAGCCAAATAGGATATCTGCGCCCTAGATATGTTCGAAATGCTCAATAGCATGACCAACTTGGTGAAGTCCTCATCTGACCCATCTTGCTAAGTGTTCATAATGGGAAAACAGAATACCACGAGCAAATGGTGACACGCTAGTTAGTAACCTGAAGGCTAGCACAAAAATCGTCATGAGTTAGCAAGATAGCTCATCATTTCTTGACAGCTAGACAATTTATTTCCTTCTGATGATGCAACTGTTGTAATAACCCATGTCTCACTGATCAAACTAACCACCTAAACGGCCCTTTAAATCAGCTTATAATTGTTGAATTACTTGACAAGCGTGATGTGCAAGCGGCGTTTACAAGTTTTCCCACAATTAGAGTTACTACTGAAGCGTTCTGTCGGATAGTTGTGATACAGCAACATGCCATGCAGCGGAAGGTCCTCACTTCTGTATTTTCACACTTTGGGAACGACTCCACACGGAGTACGCGACTTGACAACACGCACTCCAGTTCCCCGTTATCTAGCAAGCGCAAAAGCCATGATGGCCCCCACACGCAGGGCTTTCAACTTTAAAGTAAGAACTTCTCCTGTAACGACACAATAATGTAAGAAACTACGATCTGCTTGGAGACTTAAATAAAAGGAATTTACCTGCCAGCCCAAATGCCCGTTACTTTCTCTCTCATGTTGGATGCGTGCGACAAGCCTTCGCAAAGTTTCAGGAAGGAAACCAAGGCGcggaaaaaaatgcttcactCTCATCATTTCCGTTGTCAAAAAATGTGCTGCAGCCGAAACCCATgatgtgctgttatttttcttcGAGACAGTTAGGCAAGATCGATGTGGAACTACACTTATTTATAAACTGGTCCcatttgcttcttttttcttgcCATCAACTCCGTACGAAGTTATAACCTTGTTTTAGTTTAGctaggtggctagctagctaaccgcTTGCTTTACTAAGGCGAGCGAACTGGTGTCTCGAAGTGTTTCAGGAACTTAATTCACACCCGCACAACTGTGGCaatttggaaagaaataaaTAGACGCATGCATTTCATGTACCTATTTTACTAGAGAGTTGTCACACAACAGGCAAACCAATCACACGATACACTAGCTAGCTGCCTACTTTACAAGAGACCTTACGTGGTCCTAAACTGACCCCTACCTGCAAGATCATGCATAATGAATGTGCGTTCAGTGCAGTGCAATGTTTCAACAAAATGGCTAGCTAATTTGTTACGTTGTTAACTTATAAACGAACAATTCCGAGATACTGACTTTTGAAACGCATTCAGAGCgtaaataaatgcaatcaaCTTGGAGAGGGCTCACGTCAGCCACGTCTGTAATTTGGGAGGTACCCAGACAGTAAACACCTGAGCTGCAAGTTAAATACGTTACTTAACTCTGTAAATTTTACATTACGCTAGAGCAACAAATACACCTTCATTAAAAGTAACAGTaaaacatcattattatttaacattttgtattttttcgATGCCAATAATTTTCCTCTTGGCAACGTTTGGTTTTGAATTCTTGCTTGGATAAGTTATATAGTTACTTACCTGCGTTGTGTAGGTCTCGACAGCGGCATCTGGAGGTCTCGTTGTGCGAAAATGGCTTAATTATTTAGTTAGCAGGTAAAACCAATAGTGGTCATGAGATTTTGTTACTTTATTCCAATATATCCATTGTATGTTAGAAGGTTCTTCAGAACAAACATTACGAATATGAATAACGTCATGTAGCGCAGTTCTATCTTGGCTTGTCGCTAGCGAGTCTATTGCATGTTTCATTCCTATCAAGTTAACCAGCTAACATTGACTGTCAGCTGCTGTAGTATCGATTactacaaaattaaaacaatattatagTTAACTAGAACTAAACAAAGTTAGTTAAACACGAGAGGAGAAAACGGGAATTGCGCCGGACAAAAGAGTTACCCTAAAACTTAACTGTCTGACAGGATACCATGTCTACCAGAAGGTGGTAGCAAGGCTTTAAGAAAACTTGACGCCGCCATCGCATTGGATTTGGTAGACTCACGCTGCCCATCACCTGTAAAATTAGGACTTTTGAGCTGTTGCCCGAGCAGATGACTCTTCCCCCATGGCCATGCCATAAGTCGCTGCTCTACACTAAAAACCTCCATGTGGTCCCGCCATACAGCGGCGAATGAAACAAACTTTGCCAGAGCGATCGTCCTCTGATGCTTGGCTAGTCCTTGACTCGTTATCCTTGTATTTCTCTTCCGCTCGCTCCGACAACGAGACTGTCTGTTGGACAGCTCTACCGGTGCTTGCCAGCTAAAGATTAACCTGCAGTTTTAGGGGAAGCAGGTAGTACTGAAGTAATAATTAAACAGACAAGCTCAACcgttatttgcattatttttttatttttattggttgGTTTGCTAATACATTGTAATATCCACAGAAACTCCCAAGAAGTTTCTCCATTCAATGAATGCTTTGAAATTTTAGATTACAACAGCAAGGAGACTGGCCATGTTCCATCTTGTTCCTTTGATCCACTGGTATGTCAATGTATCCAAAAGATTATTCCATTCCAGTACTATAGTTTCAGAATACTCTTTATTTGAGCCGTTAAGCTCTCATCTCTTTCGTGTGAGACACTTTCCAACAGTCCTCCTATCTTGTGGCTGCTAAATGTAATAATGGTGTTGTGGAATTTGATTAATCTCCATGGCAGAACCAAATCTGTTTTCTGAGCCTTACACTGATGATTTAGATGATTTTGCACAGTCCACTGAGTGCTTAAAAGTCTAGCCAAACTCTACAGGCTTGTGCTGTCAAGATTTCAGTTCACCGATAGAGAGAAGGCCCCATACAGAAGTCCTGAAATCAACAATATGTTAAGAACTCCTGACAGGATCTCCctgttttaaaaactgaaacagagaaatCTTTAGAATAAACAACTTTTGTAACATTTCATTAGTTAACACCAAAGCCAAACTTTAACTGCAATGGCAGCTGTGGCAGGCTGAATGTTTCACTTTTAAAAGTGTCTTCTGTGTCGGTCAGTTCTCTTAGGCAAAAAGCTGTGTTGAGGGTTTTTCCCCCACGATACACAACAGATGAGTACTAAAAGAAACCTCCAGGGTTTGTAGAGATGGCCAGTGTTCACACCCCAAAGTGCCAACATGTTtgaacatgcaaaatgtatgtcaTTCCCAAAATCTGAAGCACAGTACCAGCTCATCCATGGTGAATCACTGACCTAGGCCtataacactgaataaaaagtTATAAAGtgacatatatataaaaaaaatcagcctatttttctttcacaaaattCCAAGTCGCTGTCTCCAACTGCATGTACCATCACCAGCAATCACTCCATACTGTCTGATATATGCAGGCTGAAAAAGATCAATAAAATGCACCTGCAATGTTCTCTTTCTGAACTCCACAAAGCTCATTTGTAATAAAGTATTATGATAGCTGATAATACAGAAGATAGTTCAGGTGTATGATACAGTACAATAATATGGAAAGCATGCAAACATTTCTGTGTGGGTTTTGCTGGCTAAACTAGCCCTTGTCACATAGCAAATTGTAAGTAAACAATATGTGGCTTTGGCAGAACAGAAAGGCACAGTTATTAATGAAAGGAATTCCCTCTCTGGTGCATTCAGACCAGTAGAGTGCCCACTCCAGATCTGCAACCAACAAAATAAACTGTGTTGCTTTAAACAAAGCAGCACTTGGATTATCAAGTTAAAATCTATAAGATTTACATTCAGATTCTTTTCATGGTGTGCACACAGCTTTTGCTGCAAGCTACCTTTTCAAGCAGTTTGCAGCAAATGTTTGCAGTGAAAAACAGTTGAAATTTTCATGCTAGCAAACACTTGTGAACATTAATGCTGCTGGAAACAACTTGGCTGCCTCTGTACACAATCTGCAGGTCACAGAAACGTAAGCATTCACTTGTATTCATGAATGTGTATGATTCAAAACATGTATCATAACCATTTTGGTTACATTTAGTGTTGGGGATCTGGTACAAAGCGATAAGAATGGCATcagcatattttttaaaaagtaacaaaacaaaaaataattgtaatttgtaaagTGACAGACTAGTTTCTTCCTTGGAGAAAACTAGACAaagtaaatagaaaaaaaactacaaagcaTATAGTTAAAAATACctcaaatgcacaaataaagacatgacaaaactgaaatgacaatCTGTCACAAGAGCATGCATAATGTTCCCACCAGTCCAAAGAGCTGAACAGACAAGAATAGCACTGCATCTTTCTGCCACGCTGGTGAGTTTGCCCAGGGAGGAAGGAAGAACATTGCTCATCCATCCTGAATTCCACAGCACTTTGAAATTTAAAGCACAGTAATGCACAGTACAAAAGGCTCCTGTGTAGGTGAAAGGCACGGAGGTTCACACTGTGCCTGTCCTTGATgaagatttgtgtgtgtgtgtataagccGGGAGCCTGGGTGTGCCAGTCTCATTGGCTCTGCTGCCACTCTGCCCGCAGATCAGCCACCTCCTTCCCGTACCAGTCGTGTAGCTTTGAGAAGCACACTGTACCAGGCGAGACAGGGCTCTCTAAAGAGGAGGTGGAGTACCCTGCTGTCCCCCGCCGGCGTGGGGGCACTGGCGGAGGCCTGACCCCATCGCTGCTGCCGTTCCCCTCCCAGGACATGGAGGGCTGGGCACCCTCGCACCCATTGGGCAGCGCTGCAGGCTTGCTCCAGGCCACCCCATTTTCCCTGGCAGTGCCGGGCAGCAGTTGTACTTCCTCGAGCTGGGCGCGGGAGTATGCAGCCTGCACCACCCCTGAAGCAGGAATGTGGGTAGCAGGGGAGGAGGCCTGGTTGGACAGCGAGGTAGGCCTGGAGCGGCCAGTCTGCTGCTGCTTTTTGGATGACTTGGGCTTTCCCTGCTGCCCAGCTCCACTGGCCTGCTgcatctcctccagctgcctctcCAGCTCACGCACCACCAGCCGCATGTAGTCGAAGCTGGCCCGCGACAGCGCCTTCACCCAAGACTCCATGCCCGCCTGGCTCTCGGCGGCCATCTTGTAGACGCGGGCCTTGGCGCAGTCGAACTTGATGGCGAAGGCGAACTCCTCGATGGACTCGCAGAGCTCCACGGTGCAGCCCTCCAGGACGATGACGCCAATGGGCTCGCGGCTCTCGCGGTCCTCAAAGTAGAACAGCATGTTTCCCTTGAGGATGAACCAACGACGGTGGTAGGCGGTGTTGCGCTCCCCTTTCTTGAACAGGAATCCCGTCTTGTCGGGCGGGGAGTCGCAGGTGGCATAGTGGGCCACGCTGCGCTCGTTCAGCTTCATCGCTCCACCTGACTGTAGCTCTGCACGAGTCAACAAGCATCTAGTTAGAGCTGCTGAAATGCTGGCACAGGACAGATTTAAATTTTCTTCTCTCCAATTACAATAAAACACTACAGCTTTACCGGTTATTGTTTGGGACGAATCCTCTGAGATggttaaatattttcagtgttgtttggTGTGATAATGctattaatgatttattttctgcttgtaATCTTTCAGTCTGTCAAAGTACTTTCACTGTTAGTGTTTCCGGTTTGGACACCCTTAAAAATACCTTATGCTTGACCTATAGTggaaaaatgtaacacaaatttgaattgttttcttaAGCTAAGAGACCATGCATGGTAACAAACAGCCATTCATGACAGGGAAATTAATATTCAAGGTCATATCACTTATAGCACAGGAGGCTTTGGCACAGTATGGGCCAGTGCTTCGAGTCTCATAGAgaactgaaaaac
This genomic interval carries:
- the pheta1 gene encoding sesquipedalian-1 yields the protein MKLNERSVAHYATCDSPPDKTGFLFKKGERNTAYHRRWFILKGNMLFYFEDRESREPIGVIVLEGCTVELCESIEEFAFAIKFDCAKARVYKMAAESQAGMESWVKALSRASFDYMRLVVRELERQLEEMQQASGAGQQGKPKSSKKQQQTGRSRPTSLSNQASSPATHIPASGVVQAAYSRAQLEEVQLLPGTARENGVAWSKPAALPNGCEGAQPSMSWEGNGSSDGVRPPPVPPRRRGTAGYSTSSLESPVSPGTVCFSKLHDWYGKEVADLRAEWQQSQ